The Acidipropionibacterium virtanenii DNA segment TGCCGCAGGCCAAGCCGGCGATCGCCACCGTCGCCCTCATGAACGGGATGAACCTGTGGAACGATCTGCTGTGGCCCCTGGTGGTCTCCTCCTCCACCGAGATGCAGACCCTTCCCGCGGGCCTCACGCTGTTCGGCGGGCAGCATGTCACCGACCACGCCGTGCTTCTCGCCGGCTCCACAATGTCCATGATTCCCATCGCGCTGCTGTTCTTCTTCCTCCAGAAGTACTTCGTCGCCGGAATCGCCACGACAGGACTCAAATAGTGCCTCGACCACACCCCCTCACACCCGCACCAGACGGCGCGCCACTCGATCGCGGCACGGGCCGCCCGTTCGCCCCCGGGAGCTTCACCTGGCTGCTGGGCATCGAGGACACCTGCGTCTACCCGCGCCCGGGATTCGGCATGAATCCGCTGGACGAGCTCGCCCTGACCGGGCACCGGGAGGACTGGCGCGCCGATCTCGAGACGGCCAGGGCGCTGGGAGCCCAGGCGATCCGATACGGGGCCGACTGGCCGCTGGTCGCCACCGCACCCGGCGTCTACGACTGGAGCTCCCTGAACGAGCGGGTCGCCTACGCCCACTCCCTGGGGCTGTCGATCGTGGCGGACCTCGTCCACTACGGGACGCCGAAGTGGCTCGACGGATCCTTCGCCGACCCCGACTATCCCGAGGCCGTCGCCGACTTCGCCGCCGCCTACGCGGCCCACTTCGCGGGAGTCGCAGACCACATCACACCCTTCAACGAACCCCTCACCACGGCCTCGTTCTGCGGGATGCGGGGAGTCTGGCCCCCGGGGCTGTCCGGCTGGGAGGGCTGGGCGAAGGTCGTCGTCAACATCTGCGACGGCATCCAGCGCTCGGTGCGCCGGATCCGGGCAGCCAACCCTGACGCCGTCATCGTCCACGTCGAGGCGTCGAGCCTGTACTCGGCCGGATCACCCGACCTTGCGGCCGAGGCCAGCTGGCTCAATCGTCTCGGCATGCTCCCCACCGACCTGGTGCTGGGGCGGGTGAGACCGGGCTCGAGCAACTATCGCTGGCTGTGCGAGCACGGGGCGGACGCCGCGCAGCTCCATCGGCTCGCCGACGGCGGCGTCGACCTGGACATGATGGGGGTCAACTACTACCCCGACCTCCCCCCGCGCCTGCTGCAACCCGCCGAGGACGGCTCCCGGCAGATCGCGACCAATGCCTGGGCCGACGGGCTCGAGGAGTCGTTGCACCGATTCGCCGGCCGGTACGGGCTACCGATCGTGATCACCGAGACCAGCATC contains these protein-coding regions:
- a CDS encoding family 1 glycosylhydrolase, giving the protein MPRPHPLTPAPDGAPLDRGTGRPFAPGSFTWLLGIEDTCVYPRPGFGMNPLDELALTGHREDWRADLETARALGAQAIRYGADWPLVATAPGVYDWSSLNERVAYAHSLGLSIVADLVHYGTPKWLDGSFADPDYPEAVADFAAAYAAHFAGVADHITPFNEPLTTASFCGMRGVWPPGLSGWEGWAKVVVNICDGIQRSVRRIRAANPDAVIVHVEASSLYSAGSPDLAAEASWLNRLGMLPTDLVLGRVRPGSSNYRWLCEHGADAAQLHRLADGGVDLDMMGVNYYPDLPPRLLQPAEDGSRQIATNAWADGLEESLHRFAGRYGLPIVITETSIEGSDELRSSWIAASIERIRSLVDQGMDIRGWTWWPLTDFVDWSYASGGRNVEEFAIPDDLVDRRTAADGLDPYLRRMGLVRLEEGPDHRMARVPTPAADRYHDVASTSDPHDDAAALPQGS